From a single Ornithodoros turicata isolate Travis chromosome 8, ASM3712646v1, whole genome shotgun sequence genomic region:
- the LOC135367230 gene encoding patched domain-containing protein 3-like, translating into MRMDCVDRAVSWLFRVIGECIARYAGYFVIVPLLVAACLTTGIQRMVYVDDSEYLFSPMNGRSHGERKVVEALFPQNTSRNFDIGRQTKPEKFGRLIVVTKDGSNLLRREIWDEIMLLDSIIKNMTVTWDDDVWKYEQICARDGPLCYPNDLLDFYPIIDEIENGSFKLEYPLRIDRARQKVYFTGALMGGIVHDGNGYIKSAKAMALFYFLDTSSRKANLRSQAWEYAFHDLMETLELEHLRMVWFMSRSLDDEMERNTTVVTPLFIITVVIMVLFTVLTCVTSDAVRSKPWLGVLGCISAAVSVLAGFGLLMYLGLEFVGMNMAAPFLMLGIGMDDTFVVLASWRRTDPRKPVVERMGETYKEAAVSITITSLTNFISFCIGAATPFASVRIFCIYTAVAVLFTYLYQITFFGGCLALSGYAEEKNLHGLLCVPAMPKSQAKDRSWLFRLLCTGGRNPDDPDNPMDNKEHAMMTFFRDTWGGMLSHQPIKALVILFFLLYLAIALWGCTQVREGLERHKLVLDTSYARDFFDLEETYFLEFPLRIHVVMNRTMEYWKPDVYEKLVHIIEDFERSPFIQNSVLTECWFREFHKQTKQEPLQRYFAQFDLTDQHDYIRGLRFMLRFAPFSTFEKDIKFNANFTAIEASRCLIQATNITDANLEKDMVLDLRRIADSYPDQKITVFHTLFVFFDQFILVRGISIQSVGVAAAVMMVIALVFIPSVPCALWVAFSICSIEIGVIGYMTLWGVNLDSISMVNLIMCIGFSVDYSAHISYAYLSSDGLTANDKMKCALHSLGMPIFQGSISTILGIIVLAFAPSYIFLTFFKTVFLVILFGALHGILLLPVLLSLSSSMCSSQKKVKLTHPFFIS; encoded by the exons ATGCGGATGGACTGTGTGGACCGCGCCGTCTCCTGGCTTTTCCGGGTGATCGGCGAGTGCATTGCCCGTTACGCGGGATATTTTGTCATCGTGCCTCTGCTCGTGGCAGCGTGCTTAACGACGGGGATTCAGCGAATGGTCTACGTCGACGACTCCGAGTATCTCTTCAGTCCCATGAACGGCAGATCTCATGGAGAACGTAAGGTCGTCGAAGCGCTCTTTCCACAGAACACGTCGAGGAACTTCGATATAGGAAGACAGACGAAGCCCGAAAAGTTTGGCCGGCTCATCGTAGTGACCAAAGATGGGAGTAATCTGCTTCGGCGCGAAATCTGGGACGAGATCATGTTGTTGGACAGCATCATCAAGAACATGACGGTGACATGGGACGACGATGTTTGGAAGTATGAGCAGATATGTGCGCGAGACGGGCCCCTGTGTTATCCGAATGACCTGCTCGATTTTTACCCCATCATCGATGAGATCGAGAACGGCAGCTTTAAGTTGGAGTATCCGTTGCGGATCGACAGGGCTAGGCAGAAGGTGTACTTTACTGGTGCTCTTATGGGTGGTATTGTGCACGATGGTAACGGGTACATCAAGTCTGCTAAAGCTATGGCTCTGTTCTACTTCCTCGATACGTCGAGCAGGAAGGCAAACTTGCGATCGCAGGCGTGGGAGTACGCCTTCCATGATCTTATGGAGACCCTCGAACTGGAACATCTGCGAATGGTCTGGTTCATGTCCCGGTCGCTGGACGACGAAATGGAGAGGAACACGACGGTTGTGACTCCGTTGTTCATCATTACCGTTGTGATCATGGTGCTGTTCACAGTGTTGACGTGTGTGACGTCGGACGCGGTGCGCAGCAAACCGTGGCTTGGGGTTCTGGGCTGCATCTCGGCCGCGGTGTCAGTGCTTGCAGGCTTTGGCCTTCTCATGTACCTGGGCTTGGAGTTCGTCGGTATGAACATGGCAGCACCGTTTCTCATGCTGG GTATCGGCATGGACGACACCTTCGTTGTCCTGGCCTCCTGGCGCCGCACGGATCCCCGGAAGCCCGTCGTAGAACGGATGGGCGAAACGTACAAGGAAGCTGCCGTCTCCATCACTATCACCTCGCTCACAAACTTCATCTCCTTCTGCATCGGCGCTGCTACCCCATTCGCGTCGGTCAGGATCTTCTGCATCTACACTGCCGTAGCCGTGCTCTTCACCTACCTCTACCAGATCACTTTCTTTGGCGGATGCCTGGCTCTCTCGGGGTATGCTGAAGAGAAAAACCTCCACGGACTTCTGTGTGTTCCCGCAATGCCAAAGTCGCAAGCGA AAGATCGATCGTGGCTGTTCCGCTTGCTATGCACGGGAGGGAGAAACCCTGACGACCCGGACAACCCAATGGACAACAAAGAGCACGCCATGATGACCTTCTTCCGAGACACCTGGGGAGGAATGTTGAGCCACCAGCCAATCAAGGCTCTCGTCATCCTTTTCTTCCTACTGTATCTAGCCATTGCACTCTGGGGTTGCACGCAG GTGAGAGAAGGACTGGAACGCCACAAGCTCGTTTTGGACACATCCTATGCTCGTGACTTCTTCGACCTGGAAGAGACGTACTTCCTCGAGTTTCCTCTTCGCATTCACGTAGTCATGAACAGAACAATGGAATATTGGAAACCTGATGTGTATGAGAAACTGGTCCACATCATCGAAGACTTTGAGAGAAGTCCCTTCATCCAGAATAGCGTGCTCACTGAATGTTGGTTTCGGGAGTTCCACAAGCAAACTAAGCAAGAACCACTCCAGAGGTACTTTGCGCAGTTTGATTTGACAGACCAACATGACTATATTAGGGGTCTACGATTCATGCTCAG ATTCGCTCCGTTTTCCACGTTCGAGAAGGACATCAAGTTCAACGCCAACTTCACAGCCATCGAAGCCTCTCGGTGCCTTATTCAAGCAACCAACATCACGGACGCTAACTTGGAGAAGGACATGGTGTTGGACCTGAGACGCATCGCGGACAGCTACCCCGATCAGAAGATCACGGTCTTCCACACCCTGTTTGTCTTCTTCGACCAGTTCATCCTTGTCCGCGGAATTTCAATCCAATCCGTCGGAGTTGCCGCCGCCGTCATGATGGTCATCGCTCTCGTCTTCATCCCGAGTGTGCCGTGTGCACTTTGGGTTGCCTTCTCCATATGTTCCATCGAAATCGGCGTCATCGGCTACATGACTCTGTGGGGCGTCAACCTAGACTCCATCTCTATGGTTAACCTTATCATGTGCATAGGTTTCTCCGTGGATTACTCTGCACATATCTCGTACGCTTATCTATCGTCAGATGGCCTAACCGCTAACGATAAGATGAAGTGCGCTCTCCATTCTCTTGGCATGCCTATCTTCCAGGGCAGTATATCTACCATCTTGGGTATTATTGTGCTAGCTTTCGCGCCTTCTTATATCTTCCTCACTTTCTTCAAGACCGTTTTCCTCGTCATCCTGTTTGGAGCACTGCATGGCATCCTGCTCCTCCCTGTGTTGCTCTCTCTTTCCAGTTCCATGTGTAGTAGCCAGAAGAAAGTTAAACTGACTCATCCATTTTTCATCTCCTAA
- the LOC135367599 gene encoding bursicon-like: MSVLCVLFFLARLVQSTSIGPEESCQLRPVIHVLKQPGCQPKPIPSFACQGSCSSYVQVSGSRYWQVERSCMCCQEMGEREATKAVFCPNSPGPKFRKVVTRAPVECMCRPCTSPDENSIIPQEFVTL; encoded by the exons ATGTCGGTCCTCTGCGTGCTATTCTTCCTGGCAAGGCTAGTGCAGTCCACCAGCATTGGTCCAGAAGAGAGCTGCCAGCTGAGACCCGTCATCCACGTCCTGAAGCAGCCGGGATGCCAACCTAAACCCATTCCTTCGTTCGCGTGTCAGGGTTCTTGTTCGTCCTACGTCCAG GTGTCCGGTTCCCGCTACTGGCAAGTGGAACGGTCCTGCATGTGCTGTCAAGAGATGGGCGAGAGGGAAGCCACTAAGGCGGTCTTCTGCCCCAACAGCCCCGGACCGAAGTTCCGGAAGGTAGTCACCAGAGCACCCGTAGAGTGCATGTGCCGGCCATGCACGTCGCCCGATGAAAATTCCATCATTCCGCAAGAGTTTGTCACACTTTGA
- the LOC135367234 gene encoding partner of bursicon-like: MALLQQTIGPVYSFLVLWCACVSLGSTEAATCNLQSTSIRITRDQTDEQGALQRTCEGTVFVARCEGTCVSQVQPSITLPHGFLKECNCCRETYMNRREIQLQDCFDPNGQKIYGAEGSMTIFLEEPQECACHKCGL; the protein is encoded by the exons ATGGCTCTTCTTCAGCAAACCATCGG ACCCGTCTACTCCTTCCTCGTACTATGGTGCGCCTGTGTCTCCCTGGGAAGCACCGAAGCCGCCACTTGCAACCTGCAGTCCACCAGCATACGCATCACCCGAGACCAGACCGACGAGCAGGGAGCCCTACAGCGCACGTGCGAAGGTACTGTGTTCGTGGCACGATGTGAGGGCACCTGCGTCTCCCAAGTGCAGCCGTCCATCACGCTGCCGCACGGCTTCCTCAAA GAATGCAACTGCTGCAGAGAAACGTACATGAACCGACGCGAGATCCAGCTACAGGACTGCTTCGATCCAAACGGGCAGAAGATCTACGGCGCAGAGGGCAGTATGACCATTTTCTTGGAAGAGCCTCAAGAATGTGCCTGTCACAAGTGTGGACTCTGA